A stretch of DNA from Mycobacterium senriense:
ACGCGCCTGGCCAACGAGGCGGGTATCCCGAGCGTGCCGCACGCAATCGGACGTGCCGGCTCCTACGACGAACTACTGGCGCTCGCACAAAACGCCGGATTGGGAGATGACCTCGTCGTCTCCGTCGCTTACGGCAACGCCGGCAGCGGAACTTTCTTTGTGCACGGTCAGCGCGACTGGGACGAGCATGCCCGTGACCTGACCTCGCAGCAAGAAGTCAAAGTCATGAAGCGCATCCGCAACGTCGAGGTGTGCCTCGAGGGTGCCGTGACCCGCCACGGCACCGTCGTCGGCCCCGCGATGACGAGTCTCGTCGGTTATTCGGAGCTGACTCCCAGCCGGGGCAGCTGGTGTGGCAATGACATCTGGCACGAGGTGCTGCCGCCCGCCCAGACCCACGCCGCGCGAGAAATGGTGACAAAGCTGGGCGACCTCATGCGCCGCGAGGGTTACCTCGGCTACTTCGAGGTGGACCTTCTGCATGACCTCGACTCCAACGAGCTCTACCTCGGCGAGGTGAACCCCCGCCTGTCCGGCGCCAGCCCGATGACGAACTTGACGACCGAGGCCTACGCCGACATGCCGCTGTTCCTCTTTCACCTGCTCGAGTACATGGACGTGGAGTACGAACTCGACATCGATGAGATCAACTCGCGCTGGGAGCGCGGCTACGGCGAAGACGAGGTCTGGGGTCAGGTGATACTCACCGAGACTTCGCCGGATATCGAGATCTTCACCGCGACGCCACGCACCGGGGTATGGCGCATCGACGACGACGGCCGGGTCTCGTTTTCGCGGACCGCCAACGACTGGGCCACGCTGCTCGACGGCTCCGAGGCCTTTTACATGCGGGTCGCGGCGCCTGGCGACTTACGTTCCGAGGGCGCCCAACTGGGCGTGCTCGTCACTCGCTCACACCTGCAGACGGACGACTATAAGCTCAGCGAGCGCTGCCAGCGCTGGGTCAAGGGCATGAAGGCGAAGTTCGTCTCGACACCCCTGACGCCGGCCGCGCCGATCGTCTCCCGGCTCGTCGCACGGGCGTGAGCGCCCCGGCCGGTATCTCACTGGACAACTGGCTGTCGGCCCCCTATGCGCAGTGGTCCTTCCAGCACGTCGAAGACTTCGTTCCGACCGCGGTGATCTCGCGCGGGACCCGGCCGGTCGCGGCGTTGCCCTCAACCCCTTCCCCCCTGACCGAGATACCTCTGGTCAGCGCGGGCGAGGTCGCCACCACCGTGGGCGGGGTGCTGGCCGCCACCGCGACGGACGGATGGGCCGTCGCGCACCGGGGATCGTTGGTGGCCGAAGAGTACCTCGGCGGGATGGGCGCGCAGACCCGGCACCTCCTGTTCTCGGTGAGCAAGTCGCTGGTGGGAGCGGTCGTCGGTGCGCTGCACGAGGCCGGTGCGATCGCGCTCGATGCGCCGGTCACGAAATATGTTCCGGCACTAGAGTCTTGCGGCTACGCGGGCGCGACGGTGCGTCACCTGCTGGACATGAGGTCGGGCATCGGCTTCTCGGAGAATTATCACGACCCGACCGCGGAGATACATCTTCTCGACCAGGCGATGGGCTGGGCGCCCACGAACAGTCCCGATGCCCCCGCCACGCTGCACGAGTTCCTATTGACCTTGCGGCAGAAGTCCACTCACGGCGGCCCGTTCCAATATCGCTCGTGTGAAACCGATGTGCTGGGCTGGATCTGCGAGGTGGCCGGCGGTCGGCGAATGCCCGAACTCATGTCGCAACTCCTGTGGAGCCGCATCGGCGCCCAATGCGATGCCACCATCGGCGTCGACGCGGTGGGCACTGGGTTCTTCGACGGCGGCATCAGCGCTTGCCTCACCGACATGATCCGGTTCGGTTCGCTGTTCCTGCGCGACGGTGTTTCGTTGACCGGCCAGCAAGTGGTGCCGGCGGCGTGGATCGCCGACACCCTCGACGGCGGGCCCGACTCGCGTCAGGCGTTCGCCGCCAGCCCCGACGACAACGAAATGCCCGGCGGGATGTATCGCAACCAAATGTGGTTCCCCTATCCGGGCAACGACGTCGTGTTGTGTCAGGGCATGTGCGGTCAGATGATCTACATCAACCGTCGCGTGCAGCTGGTCGCCGCCAAGCTGTCCACTCAGCCGGACTCGCACGAACCGCACATGCTCGACACGTTGCGGGCATTCGATGCGGTGGCCCGCGAATTGGTTTGACCGCTGGCCCCGGTGCGCACCGGGAATTTCGGCGAGCCGGCGCCGCGAACTTTGGCTATTCTGCTGTCTGTCTCGCTCTGCAGCCGGACAGTTTTGGCGGCCTTCATCGCGCCACGAAGATTGGACGGGAATCACATGCCCTCACCTCGACGGCTGGCCAGGATCGCAGTCCCCAGCATGGTTGCCGCTGCAGTTGTGAGTAGCGCCGGCATCGCGGCCGCCTCCCCCCAGGACGATGCCTACCTCGCGCAATTGCGTGCCGTCGGCCTCACCTGGCCGCCGAAGACGGATGAGGCACTCATCGCCGAGGCGCACGACGTGTGTTACGACCTCACTTGGGGTTGGACGCCGCAACAGATCGCCGACGACCTGCACGCCCGCTTGGACACCAAGGGCGTGACGTTGCTAGACGTCGGAAGCCTGGTCAACGCCGCGCATTCGATCTATTGTCCCGGCAACGTGTGTGACGCCCCGAGCCTTTGCACCTGACGGCCGGACGCGGTTGGCCGCAGGAGGTCACGCCGGCTGTTTGTCGGGTGCGCTCCATGCCGGCGAGCGACCGAGGTGGCGCAATAGTCGGTCGAAGCCAGTGCCGTCCGACACTCGCTCGAGCGCCGGCCCAAACGGAGCGGAAGCGCCGGTGCGGTAGTCCCCGCTCGGAACTTGCAATCCGAGCGCCAGCGCCGCGTCAATCACGTTGTCGGGCAACTCGAATGGGAGGCCAACCGCGCGGGCCACATCCCAGCCGTGCACGACGTAGTCGATGAAGTGAAACCCGATCGCTTGCTCGAAGGGAAACACGGCACCCTGGCCGAAGTCGGGTAATGCGAAAAGCTGGGTGAGCGCCTCGTCCTTGGCGACGGCCGTGAGCAACTCGCAAGCCGCGGCACCATAACTGCCTGCGGGGTCGGCCGCTACCGCGTCGATCACCGCAGAGGTCTCCCACACCGCGGGATCGGCGCCGTCACCGTGAGCCGCCGCGGCGAACCCTCGATGCTGCGCGGTCATATGGGCCACCAGTTCCAGCAGATTCCAGTCGCTGCATGGAGTTGGGCGCTCGAGGTCGCCAGTGCTGACCCTCTGAACGATGTCGATGGTGGCCAGCACGGCCTCGCGGTGGTGTGTTCGCAGAACATCTATCATAAGCGGAGTCATACCATAAGCATACGCATATAATCGTGTTTACTCTACTATCGCGCCATGGCCAAAGGGCAGTCCCGACCTGATCTTGCGGCGATGCTCGGACCGTTGGTGCGCGAACTCGTGGCTGCCGAGCTGCCGATCCTCGAGCGCCACGGCCTATCGATGTGGGGTTACACCGTGCTGACCGAGCTGGACAACTCACCGGTGCGCACTCAAGCCGCCCTGGCCGCGGCTATCGGCGCCGACAAGACACGCATCATCGCCGTCCTCGACAATCTGCAGCAGCTCGGATACATCGACCGCCGCCCCGATCCTGACGACCGTCGGGTCCGGCTGCTTGAGCTGTCCGAGCGCGGACGGACGATCAAAAGACAGGTGCAGCAGGCGATTCAGCGTGGCGAAGAGGGTTGGCTTTGCCAATTGACTCCCGCGGACCGCAAGTCGTTCTTGCGCATTCTTCAACAACTCACGCCGCGCCCAACCGATGATTGACCGGGCGATTTGTGGCGCCCCGCGACTCGTGAGAAGCAACGTGGCTGTAGCGTGACGGCCGTGAAATCCTCCTGGGCGTACTCCTCCGTCGCGCTTGCGGCTTCCGTCGCGGCCACCGTTACGGCGCTCGCCGGCGCCGGCACGGCCATCGCGGCCGGCTCATGCCCCACGGCGGCGCCGCAGAACGGCGGAACGCCCGACTGGACTCTGGCAGGCACCACCGGCAGCGTCGCGGTCACCGGATCCACGGACACGACCGCTCCGCTGGTGAACGTGACCGCACCGTTCAGCGTGGCCCAGACCCAGGTGCATACGCTGCACGCCGGAGACGGGCCGGTGGTGTCCAACACCGCTAAGGTCTCCGTCTGCTACATGGGCGTCAACGGACGTGACGGGTCGGTGTTCGACAGCAGCTACCAGCGCGGCGCCCCGGTCGACTTCCCGCTGACCGGAGTCGTGCCGGGCTTCCAGAAGGCCATCGCAGGGCAGAAGGTGGGGTCGACTGTCGCCGTCGCGATGGTCCCCGCCGACGGCTACCCCCAAGGCCAGCCCAGTGCGGGGATCCAGCCCGGCGACTCGCTCGTCTTCGCGATCAAGATTCTGAGTGCCGCGGGCTGAGCTACCGGGTACTGCGCCTCACTGATTGGCGCGGCACCAACTGTTCTGGCTGACTCCGTCGAACGCGGCCGCAGTGAATACCGCCAATTGTCTTTCGTCCCTGCAACACTGCGAGGGCGGGTGAGAACCTGTCCAGCCTGCGCCCGGCAGGTGCGGTGGACGGTTACGTATTGATCGCAGCGTTGCTTTTCGTTTACTGAAAAGACATCTCGGCGACGGTCTTGCGTCGATCCAGGAGCGCACCAATCTCGTAGTCCTTATGAGGCAGCGTCGAATCGACGCTCCGTGGGCTGCGCACATAGCCGGAAGGTGGCCACCATGTATCGCCAGGTCCTTGATCCTGTGGCCCACTCGCTGGGTTGGAGTTCGCTCGTGGCTGCGATACCCCTGGCGGCGCTGTTCGTGCTGCTTGGTCTGTTGCGCGTGCGAGCATGGGTCGCCTCGGTGGTGTCTTTGGCTTTCGCGATTGCGGTCGCCGTCCTCGTCTACGGCATGCCGACCGGCCAAGCTACGCTGGCCGCCAGCCAGGGAGCCGTCTTCGGATTCTTCCCAATTCTCTGGATCGTGATCAACGCGATCTGGGTGTACCAGATGACAGTCCAGACAGGTCATTTCGACGTGCTTCGACGCAGCTTCGCGACCGTCAGTGACGATCACCGCATCCAGGCGGTCATCATCGCGTTTTCATTCGGCGCACTGCTGGAAGCTTTGGCGGGATTCGGTACGCCGGTCGCGGTCACCTCGGTGATGCTGCTCGGCCTGGGGTTCAAGCCACTCAAGGCGGCGGCGCTGGCTCTGGTGGCGAACACCGCTCCGGTTGCGTTCGGGGCGATGGCCACGCCCATCATCACCCTCGCCCGCGTTTCGGGATTGTCGACGGACACCTTGGGCGCCATGGTCGGACGGCAAACCCCCATCATGTCCGTCTTCGTCCCCCTGGTACTGGTAGTCATCGTCGACGGTAGGCGCGGCCTGCGCGAAACCTGGGGCGCCGCTCTCACCGGTGGCGTGGTGTTCGGCCTTGGCCAATACGCCACGTCAAACTTCTTGTCCGTGCCACTGGCCGACGTCATCGCCTCTTTACTGTCGGCGTGTGCCCTCGTTTTGCTGATGCGCGTCAAGGCTAAGCGTGCGAAACCTTCTCCCGCGGTGGTGACCGCGGGCGGTCCCGGCATCCAAACGGCGGAGAGTGTTGCGGACGGCGCTCCTGCTGATACCCGCGCCCAGGTGCTGCGGGCGTACGTGCCCTACGCGATCGTCATCGCCGTGTTTGTGGTGTGTCAGATCCCGGCGGTCGCCAAACTCCTCGACCGCGCGACCTCCACCGTGCACTGGCCGGGACTGCACCTGTACACCGCGAAGGGAAGCCCGTCGGCCCTGCCGAACTTCACCCTGAACCTACTGACCACCCCAGGCACCCAGATGCTCGTGGCGGGCGTTCTCACCATGGCGGCGCTGCGCCTGTCGGTACCGACTGCACTCAAAGCCTACGGCGCGACGCTATATCAGCTGCGGTGGGCAATCGTCACCGTAATGGCCGTGCTGGCAGTAGCTTTCGTGATGAATGCCTCCGGCCAGACGATCACCCTCGGCACGTGGATGGCCGGCGCGGGTGGTGCGTTCGCCGTGATCTCTCCCGTACTGGGTTGGCTCGGAACAGCGGTGACGGGCTCCGATACCTCGGCGAATTCATTGTTCGGTGCGCTCCAGGTGACAGCGGCGGCCAAGGCGGGACTCTCCCCCGTGCTGATGGCCGCCAGCAACAGCTCCGGCGGTGTGCTGGGCAAGATGATCTCGCCGCAAAATCTCGCCATCGGCGCCGCGGCAGTCGAAATGCACGGCAAGGAAGGTGATCTGTTCCGCCGCGTGGTCGTCTGGAGCTTGGTGTTCCTGGCGTTCATCTGCGCCCTGTCCGGGCTGCAGGCCTTCGTCCTCTCGTGGATGGTGCCGTGAGTCGCCGGTGTCGATGAAATCCCTTGTAGTGCACAAGGTTTGTTTGCCACTGAAGCTTAGGGACGGCGCAGCGTGATGATGGTGACGTCGTCGTCGGTGTGGGCCGATGCCATCGCCGTCCAGATTCCAGTCGCCGCGATGTCGCCGGCCCGGCCGAGGTTTTCGGCCAGCAGGTCGAGGCCGTCGTCGATCGATTCACCGCGACGTTCCACCAGGCCGTCGGAGAACAGGACCATGCCGTGTCCGGGTTCGACGGTGAAGGTGCTGGGTG
This window harbors:
- a CDS encoding serine hydrolase domain-containing protein; translated protein: MSAPAGISLDNWLSAPYAQWSFQHVEDFVPTAVISRGTRPVAALPSTPSPLTEIPLVSAGEVATTVGGVLAATATDGWAVAHRGSLVAEEYLGGMGAQTRHLLFSVSKSLVGAVVGALHEAGAIALDAPVTKYVPALESCGYAGATVRHLLDMRSGIGFSENYHDPTAEIHLLDQAMGWAPTNSPDAPATLHEFLLTLRQKSTHGGPFQYRSCETDVLGWICEVAGGRRMPELMSQLLWSRIGAQCDATIGVDAVGTGFFDGGISACLTDMIRFGSLFLRDGVSLTGQQVVPAAWIADTLDGGPDSRQAFAASPDDNEMPGGMYRNQMWFPYPGNDVVLCQGMCGQMIYINRRVQLVAAKLSTQPDSHEPHMLDTLRAFDAVARELV
- a CDS encoding FKBP-type peptidyl-prolyl cis-trans isomerase, whose translation is MTAVKSSWAYSSVALAASVAATVTALAGAGTAIAAGSCPTAAPQNGGTPDWTLAGTTGSVAVTGSTDTTAPLVNVTAPFSVAQTQVHTLHAGDGPVVSNTAKVSVCYMGVNGRDGSVFDSSYQRGAPVDFPLTGVVPGFQKAIAGQKVGSTVAVAMVPADGYPQGQPSAGIQPGDSLVFAIKILSAAG
- a CDS encoding MarR family winged helix-turn-helix transcriptional regulator; this translates as MAKGQSRPDLAAMLGPLVRELVAAELPILERHGLSMWGYTVLTELDNSPVRTQAALAAAIGADKTRIIAVLDNLQQLGYIDRRPDPDDRRVRLLELSERGRTIKRQVQQAIQRGEEGWLCQLTPADRKSFLRILQQLTPRPTDD
- a CDS encoding biotin carboxylase, with the translated sequence MTGSGPPRTLNGLSDIRAFFHTNKVPLYFISPTPFNLLGVDRWIRNFFYLTYFDSFEGTHSRVFVPRRRDRRDFDSMDQVCSHLLSDPETLEFIAGKGPGGKCCFVMLNEEIQALARSAGLEVMHPPIELRQRLGSKIVMTRLANEAGIPSVPHAIGRAGSYDELLALAQNAGLGDDLVVSVAYGNAGSGTFFVHGQRDWDEHARDLTSQQEVKVMKRIRNVEVCLEGAVTRHGTVVGPAMTSLVGYSELTPSRGSWCGNDIWHEVLPPAQTHAAREMVTKLGDLMRREGYLGYFEVDLLHDLDSNELYLGEVNPRLSGASPMTNLTTEAYADMPLFLFHLLEYMDVEYELDIDEINSRWERGYGEDEVWGQVILTETSPDIEIFTATPRTGVWRIDDDGRVSFSRTANDWATLLDGSEAFYMRVAAPGDLRSEGAQLGVLVTRSHLQTDDYKLSERCQRWVKGMKAKFVSTPLTPAAPIVSRLVARA
- a CDS encoding L-lactate permease — translated: MYRQVLDPVAHSLGWSSLVAAIPLAALFVLLGLLRVRAWVASVVSLAFAIAVAVLVYGMPTGQATLAASQGAVFGFFPILWIVINAIWVYQMTVQTGHFDVLRRSFATVSDDHRIQAVIIAFSFGALLEALAGFGTPVAVTSVMLLGLGFKPLKAAALALVANTAPVAFGAMATPIITLARVSGLSTDTLGAMVGRQTPIMSVFVPLVLVVIVDGRRGLRETWGAALTGGVVFGLGQYATSNFLSVPLADVIASLLSACALVLLMRVKAKRAKPSPAVVTAGGPGIQTAESVADGAPADTRAQVLRAYVPYAIVIAVFVVCQIPAVAKLLDRATSTVHWPGLHLYTAKGSPSALPNFTLNLLTTPGTQMLVAGVLTMAALRLSVPTALKAYGATLYQLRWAIVTVMAVLAVAFVMNASGQTITLGTWMAGAGGAFAVISPVLGWLGTAVTGSDTSANSLFGALQVTAAAKAGLSPVLMAASNSSGGVLGKMISPQNLAIGAAAVEMHGKEGDLFRRVVVWSLVFLAFICALSGLQAFVLSWMVP
- a CDS encoding DUF732 domain-containing protein, coding for MSSAGIAAASPQDDAYLAQLRAVGLTWPPKTDEALIAEAHDVCYDLTWGWTPQQIADDLHARLDTKGVTLLDVGSLVNAAHSIYCPGNVCDAPSLCT
- a CDS encoding TIGR03086 family metal-binding protein — its product is MTPLMIDVLRTHHREAVLATIDIVQRVSTGDLERPTPCSDWNLLELVAHMTAQHRGFAAAAHGDGADPAVWETSAVIDAVAADPAGSYGAAACELLTAVAKDEALTQLFALPDFGQGAVFPFEQAIGFHFIDYVVHGWDVARAVGLPFELPDNVIDAALALGLQVPSGDYRTGASAPFGPALERVSDGTGFDRLLRHLGRSPAWSAPDKQPA